A genomic segment from Methanomicrobium sp. W14 encodes:
- a CDS encoding 4a-hydroxytetrahydrobiopterin dehydratase, with protein sequence MDLSTERCNPEIDRVPPLTRKDILEYLKKVPGWSIGENKLRRTYNLGNFGECVVFIKELDDLCKREGHYPDLCIEKGNFLEIIWYTYKCGGITRNDFIMASKMNHSDRFRE encoded by the coding sequence ATGGATCTCAGTACAGAAAGATGCAATCCGGAGATTGACAGGGTTCCGCCGCTTACGAGAAAAGATATTCTGGAGTATCTCAAAAAAGTCCCGGGATGGTCAATAGGCGAAAACAAACTCAGGCGCACATATAATCTGGGAAATTTTGGTGAATGTGTCGTCTTTATCAAAGAGCTTGATGACCTGTGCAAGCGCGAGGGGCATTACCCTGACCTTTGTATAGAAAAAGGAAATTTTCTTGAGATTATATGGTATACCTACAAGTGCGGAGGAATAACAAGAAATGACTTCATTATGGCGTCAAAAATGAACCACAGCGACAGGTTCAGGGAATAG
- the trxA gene encoding thioredoxin, producing the protein MADNRKTGDESHFDDEIPELRKRRIPEIKNELFSKDSAGGQSVFEVNDFSFGDFVSDNTYAVVDMWAEWCGPCRMMEPVIEALSGEFCGKVAFAKCNTDENQRIASHFMISSIPTLLFFSGGRLCERITGAYPVETVRNRILLAFQI; encoded by the coding sequence ATGGCAGACAACAGGAAAACTGGTGATGAATCCCATTTTGACGACGAAATACCGGAGCTGAGAAAAAGAAGAATTCCGGAGATTAAAAACGAACTGTTCTCAAAGGATTCGGCGGGAGGGCAGAGTGTTTTTGAGGTGAACGATTTTTCGTTCGGTGATTTTGTATCAGACAATACTTATGCTGTCGTTGACATGTGGGCTGAGTGGTGCGGGCCCTGCAGGATGATGGAACCGGTTATTGAAGCACTTTCGGGGGAATTCTGCGGGAAAGTGGCTTTTGCAAAGTGCAACACTGATGAAAACCAGCGTATTGCAAGTCATTTTATGATAAGTTCCATCCCCACTCTTCTGTTTTTTTCCGGCGGCAGACTATGTGAAAGGATTACCGGGGCATACCCGGTTGAGACAGTAAGAAACAGAATTCTCCTGGCCTTTCAGATTTGA
- a CDS encoding PKD domain-containing protein has product MPVIRFVKSILAAVILLHFMVFSVSALEYSLSGDIYPVTDESSGRWNAEISDGYAAWTENVGSGQKIVLFDYLNETETSLSESVCSDYSLALSGKYVVWSERKDFDSPYLLVLYNISGGNKSYVSYCPSNQGEADISGDYVVWLDGRYSGFTNIFLKDLATGESGLIRQSLTGDKKSPKIDGNDFYWVEKGVLYRQSVFGGSPVEITCNVSGDISVSDGNVAWEGKSDVYYSVYVYDSADNKITVLSGKGYDLRHPRVYNDSVVYEDYKNGDSDVYMYDLYTETPASVYKGSGDQVNPDIFGDRIIWTDKSGGKSIIAGFTADEEAKPDVDFSVTGTSAKNGLPPLEVHFIGQSTMALGSSSECHWDFGDGETSSEGSPVHIYEKPGIYNVSLTVKNNNGNKTVEKDNYIKVGELPVAAFTDEGTVGVAPYITRFHDISAGEIDNRTWDFGDGVWSSLKNPYHKYNNAGTYTVTLTVRNEYGGDTVTKEDLVDVGGAPRAAFVYGYAKNSTEKRPVIIFTDVSSGNPGSWMWSFGDGKTSDEKNPVHVYETPGIYDVSLTVSNRYAEDTYAQKGVVQVSLSSYPLKEVIVVPQEAGLLPGESMQFVAAGKDTAGRSSIINPVWSVSDPSVASVDRLGVLTAKSPGETDILCEYQGVTGNASVVVGEETYARSRCLPALVISDMPEELSDDLKKLVAIFYRSSEKK; this is encoded by the coding sequence ATGCCTGTAATAAGATTTGTCAAAAGTATTCTGGCGGCTGTTATACTTTTGCATTTTATGGTTTTCAGCGTATCTGCACTGGAATATTCGCTTTCCGGTGACATTTATCCGGTAACAGACGAATCGTCCGGGAGATGGAATGCAGAGATTTCAGACGGTTATGCTGCGTGGACGGAAAATGTCGGATCAGGCCAGAAAATTGTCCTGTTCGATTACCTGAACGAAACGGAGACTTCGCTGTCAGAGTCGGTGTGCTCCGACTATTCACTGGCGCTGTCGGGTAAATACGTCGTCTGGAGTGAAAGAAAGGATTTTGATTCACCTTACCTGCTTGTATTATACAACATTTCAGGCGGAAATAAAAGCTATGTCTCTTATTGCCCTTCCAACCAGGGAGAAGCGGATATTTCCGGGGATTATGTCGTCTGGCTTGACGGCCGCTATTCCGGGTTTACGAATATATTCCTCAAAGACCTTGCTACGGGTGAGTCGGGTCTTATCAGGCAGTCTCTGACCGGCGACAAAAAATCCCCTAAAATTGACGGAAATGACTTTTACTGGGTCGAAAAAGGTGTTTTGTACAGGCAGTCTGTATTTGGGGGCAGTCCTGTGGAAATCACATGCAACGTTTCAGGGGATATCTCGGTTTCAGACGGAAATGTAGCGTGGGAGGGAAAGTCAGACGTTTATTATTCGGTTTATGTCTATGACTCTGCCGACAACAAAATTACAGTTCTTTCAGGTAAGGGTTATGACCTCCGCCACCCCCGCGTATACAACGATTCTGTCGTTTACGAAGACTACAAAAACGGTGATTCAGATGTTTACATGTACGATTTGTACACCGAAACCCCTGCATCCGTGTATAAGGGCAGTGGAGACCAGGTGAACCCGGACATCTTTGGTGACAGAATTATCTGGACTGACAAAAGTGGTGGAAAAAGCATCATTGCAGGCTTTACGGCGGACGAAGAGGCAAAGCCGGACGTGGATTTTTCAGTTACGGGAACTTCCGCGAAAAACGGCCTCCCTCCGCTTGAAGTTCATTTTATAGGTCAGTCTACGATGGCACTTGGTTCGTCTTCCGAATGCCACTGGGACTTTGGAGACGGGGAAACCTCATCAGAAGGCTCTCCTGTTCATATATATGAAAAACCCGGGATATACAACGTCTCGCTTACAGTAAAAAACAACAACGGAAACAAAACGGTAGAGAAGGATAACTACATAAAAGTCGGGGAACTTCCTGTTGCAGCCTTTACAGACGAAGGTACTGTAGGTGTGGCTCCGTATATCACAAGGTTCCATGACATATCAGCAGGAGAAATTGACAACCGCACATGGGATTTCGGTGACGGCGTCTGGTCTTCCCTTAAAAATCCTTATCACAAGTATAATAATGCCGGGACCTACACCGTGACACTTACCGTAAGAAACGAATACGGAGGTGATACCGTGACAAAGGAGGACCTTGTTGATGTCGGAGGTGCACCCCGTGCAGCCTTTGTATACGGGTATGCCAAAAACAGCACTGAAAAGCGGCCTGTTATCATCTTCACCGATGTTTCGTCGGGAAACCCCGGCTCCTGGATGTGGAGTTTCGGCGACGGGAAGACTTCAGATGAGAAAAACCCGGTACATGTCTACGAAACGCCGGGGATTTACGATGTAAGCCTTACGGTTTCGAACCGCTACGCAGAGGATACATATGCACAAAAAGGAGTTGTTCAGGTAAGCCTCTCGTCATACCCCTTAAAGGAGGTAATAGTCGTCCCGCAGGAGGCAGGCCTTTTGCCGGGGGAGAGTATGCAGTTTGTCGCGGCCGGTAAAGATACAGCCGGGAGAAGCAGTATCATAAACCCGGTCTGGAGCGTTTCGGACCCGTCTGTTGCATCGGTAGACAGACTGGGTGTTCTTACAGCAAAATCACCCGGTGAAACAGACATTTTGTGTGAATACCAGGGTGTCACCGGTAACGCGTCTGTTGTCGTGGGAGAGGAAACATATGCGCGCAGCCGCTGCCTCCCGGCACTTGTAATATCGGATATGCCGGAAGAGTTGTCTGATGATTTAAAGAAGCTTGTCGCAATATTTTACCGGAGTTCGGAGAAAAAATAA
- the purF gene encoding amidophosphoribosyltransferase, with the protein MCGIVGIVDAGGVSFPLYYALYALQHRGQESAGITTFDGKDLHKHKDQGLVAEVFDMDILSGLAGNTGIGHVRYPTTGAKIPENIQPFNFTFQHRKIAVAHNGNLTNTLELRKEFEERGQIFCTSTDTEIIGNILVDELRHSGSMHDAVLACMKKLEGSYSVVVLVDDKVYAFRDPLGIRPLCLGRTPDGYIVCSESVAVDALNGEFIRDVKPGELVTLSADGIKCSQIAEASSFAFCIFEYIYFARADSVIDGQLVYDVRRRIGQALHLEAPVKADIISPVPDSGTAHATGYSESSGIPFREGLIKNRYMGRTFIMPTQKARENAVRIKLNPVKKHLNGKSVVLVDDSIVRGTTSRRIIDLVKDAGAREVHMRIGSPPIKAPCYLGVDMSTREELIASKRTCCEVCRKIGATSLHHVSIESLIKATGHNAEDLCTGCLTGIYPLSIKSEKACPRHIDYVSGTYQSDLETFKKDEIIK; encoded by the coding sequence ATGTGCGGAATCGTTGGCATCGTCGATGCTGGCGGCGTTTCATTCCCGCTCTATTATGCCCTCTACGCTCTTCAGCACAGGGGGCAGGAGAGTGCGGGAATCACCACTTTTGACGGTAAAGACCTGCATAAACATAAAGATCAGGGACTTGTTGCCGAAGTTTTTGATATGGACATCCTGTCAGGTCTGGCGGGAAACACCGGTATAGGCCATGTAAGATACCCTACGACCGGGGCGAAAATTCCGGAAAATATTCAGCCTTTCAACTTCACTTTTCAGCACAGAAAGATAGCCGTCGCCCACAACGGAAACCTTACCAATACACTTGAACTGAGAAAGGAATTTGAAGAAAGGGGCCAGATATTCTGCACTTCAACCGACACCGAAATTATAGGTAACATTCTGGTGGACGAACTGAGGCATTCCGGTAGCATGCATGATGCCGTTCTTGCCTGCATGAAGAAGCTTGAGGGTTCGTATTCGGTAGTGGTCCTTGTCGATGACAAGGTATACGCTTTCCGCGACCCCCTCGGAATACGTCCTTTGTGTCTTGGAAGAACACCCGACGGCTATATCGTCTGCTCGGAATCGGTTGCAGTCGATGCACTCAACGGTGAGTTTATCCGTGATGTTAAGCCCGGAGAACTTGTCACACTGTCAGCTGACGGCATAAAATGCTCACAGATAGCGGAGGCGTCGTCGTTTGCCTTCTGCATATTCGAATACATATATTTTGCACGTGCCGATTCTGTTATAGACGGTCAGCTTGTATACGACGTAAGAAGAAGAATTGGCCAGGCACTTCATCTTGAAGCCCCTGTGAAGGCCGACATTATATCTCCTGTCCCGGATTCGGGTACTGCGCATGCGACAGGATATTCCGAAAGTTCAGGCATTCCTTTCCGTGAGGGCCTTATCAAGAACCGCTACATGGGCAGGACTTTTATTATGCCTACCCAGAAGGCAAGGGAAAACGCCGTCAGAATAAAACTGAACCCTGTTAAAAAACATCTCAACGGGAAATCCGTTGTTCTTGTAGACGATTCAATCGTCCGCGGGACTACTTCAAGAAGGATAATCGACCTTGTGAAGGATGCCGGAGCAAGGGAGGTTCACATGAGGATAGGCTCGCCACCCATAAAGGCCCCGTGCTACCTCGGTGTTGATATGTCGACAAGAGAAGAGCTTATAGCGAGCAAGAGGACATGCTGCGAGGTCTGCAGGAAAATAGGCGCAACGTCCCTGCACCATGTGTCTATAGAGTCCCTGATAAAGGCGACAGGACACAACGCCGAAGACCTCTGCACGGGGTGTCTCACGGGGATTTATCCTCTTTCCATAAAGTCCGAGAAAGCCTGTCCCCGGCATATAGATTATGTCTCCGGAACTTACCAGTCAGACCTTGAGACCTTCAAAAAGGACGAGATAATAAAGTGA
- a CDS encoding 50S ribosomal protein L37e: MSKGTPCRGKRQTQTHIVCRRCGKVSFHKRHKVCSACGFGRSSKMRKYNWETKKSVNPTH, from the coding sequence ATGAGTAAAGGTACGCCATGCAGAGGAAAAAGACAGACACAGACACATATAGTCTGCAGAAGGTGCGGGAAAGTATCATTCCACAAGCGCCACAAAGTATGCTCAGCCTGTGGTTTCGGCAGGTCAAGCAAAATGCGTAAGTACAACTGGGAAACCAAGAAATCAGTAAATCCAACCCACTAA
- a CDS encoding LSM domain-containing protein, with product MTQRPLEILDKALNQKPVIVSLKGGREIRGVLQGYDVHMNLVLENAEEEVGGTVTKAGTLIVRGDNVIYISPSVN from the coding sequence ATGACACAAAGACCGTTGGAAATTTTAGATAAGGCTCTCAATCAGAAGCCGGTAATCGTAAGCCTGAAAGGCGGCAGAGAAATTCGCGGAGTCCTTCAGGGCTATGATGTTCATATGAATCTTGTACTTGAGAATGCAGAAGAGGAAGTAGGGGGTACAGTTACAAAAGCTGGCACTCTCATCGTCCGCGGTGACAATGTAATTTATATTTCACCGTCAGTGAACTGA
- a CDS encoding RNA-binding protein — translation MVRIEIKKRYTVRKSKLSEIYRDLKENIGQSSELFKSDRVEIVETTADLAIYLVDRKPYLMEIGGSVFPTLHGAVDRPFPEKRITVDPGAIPFMAKGADLMRPGIVSASDDIKKGKPVIIAEEKHNKPLAIGIALMDTEEMMAAETGKTAKNVHHVGDEIWSLEI, via the coding sequence ATGGTCAGAATTGAGATCAAAAAAAGATACACAGTCAGAAAATCAAAGCTTTCGGAGATTTACAGGGATTTAAAGGAAAATATAGGACAATCTTCTGAACTGTTCAAATCGGACAGGGTCGAGATAGTTGAGACTACAGCAGACCTTGCAATATACCTCGTAGACAGAAAACCGTATTTAATGGAGATCGGGGGGTCGGTATTCCCTACCCTCCATGGAGCGGTTGACAGGCCTTTTCCGGAGAAAAGGATCACAGTTGACCCGGGAGCAATACCCTTCATGGCTAAGGGTGCTGATCTTATGCGCCCGGGGATAGTCTCCGCCTCAGACGACATAAAAAAAGGAAAACCGGTTATCATCGCTGAAGAGAAACACAATAAGCCGCTTGCAATAGGAATCGCCCTGATGGACACGGAAGAGATGATGGCGGCGGAAACAGGAAAGACCGCAAAAAACGTGCACCACGTCGGCGACGAGATCTGGAGCCTTGAGATCTGA
- the sepF gene encoding cell division protein SepF, with product MVKISSLFRKSNQPDESDYMELDLASIETSNTSGPASMYVKIATINEIRDTPRIKDEVYNGNIVIVDIGRLKMDKITYERVIKDLRDVAADVNGDIVGLGDQKYVIITPMSVKVSREKIGGA from the coding sequence ATGGTAAAGATCTCATCTCTTTTCAGGAAGAGCAACCAGCCTGACGAATCAGACTATATGGAACTTGATCTGGCTTCCATCGAGACCTCCAATACTTCCGGTCCGGCGTCTATGTATGTTAAAATTGCGACAATCAATGAGATTCGTGATACACCACGGATTAAAGACGAAGTTTACAACGGAAACATAGTGATTGTCGACATAGGACGCCTTAAAATGGACAAGATAACCTATGAACGTGTCATAAAAGACTTAAGGGACGTTGCAGCAGACGTGAACGGTGACATTGTCGGCCTTGGTGACCAGAAATATGTCATCATAACACCCATGTCAGTAAAGGTTTCACGTGAGAAAATCGGAGGAGCCTGA
- a CDS encoding ZPR1 zinc finger domain-containing protein, with protein sequence MRRVLVAPCPVCKKDIQYIYETERIPYFQEVMIANATCDCGFCSVETFVLGDGAPVRYTLKVEKTDDLSARVIRSSEGTMEIPELGISVTPGPACEAFISNVEGVLVRFDSALDTLLLNADEENKKKIDALKKRIADAREVKEPFTLIIQDLGGNSGIVSKKTVKSIPIVPEDKKEE encoded by the coding sequence TTGCGGCGTGTTTTGGTCGCACCATGCCCTGTTTGCAAAAAGGATATACAGTATATATACGAGACTGAAAGAATCCCGTATTTTCAGGAGGTCATGATAGCAAATGCAACCTGCGACTGCGGATTTTGCTCAGTCGAGACGTTTGTCCTCGGAGACGGAGCACCAGTCAGGTATACCCTGAAAGTGGAAAAAACGGATGACCTCTCGGCCCGCGTTATAAGAAGCAGTGAGGGTACAATGGAGATCCCTGAACTGGGTATTTCGGTGACACCCGGCCCTGCGTGCGAAGCTTTCATATCAAACGTCGAGGGCGTTCTGGTGCGCTTTGACAGTGCACTTGACACCCTTCTTTTAAACGCGGACGAAGAGAACAAGAAAAAGATAGATGCTCTGAAGAAGAGAATCGCAGATGCACGCGAAGTAAAAGAGCCCTTTACCCTTATAATTCAGGACCTGGGGGGAAACAGCGGCATAGTAAGCAAAAAAACCGTAAAATCCATACCCATTGTCCCGGAGGATAAAAAAGAGGAGTGA
- a CDS encoding Vms1/Ankzf1 family peptidyl-tRNA hydrolase gives MITGFFKKDLLEQIENLKKTVSELEKDNEKLRKRLAKREEKKTSDPAKLQETAEELKRAKAAIKSLEEKISDTMDKDGCEQSRPCVKNWFLDKKKSGDLIDRISSVKSGKKSLLSVYLPPKETDFTEDLPDDEIQSLVSGADKDTGVIGFFDTECPSVCSFFVLPPFPPEKKETLKDEKFLTEPLSDIFLKSRHCVFVLAHAGESCIGLATESGLIKSSLVRSSVKEKHSKGGWSQKRFERLREEDIRHHVEKAAENLSDLLAEYRDIADVIVVSGDKKTGFDILKEAGVSDLPVIYRQFDTKPDRYAGEKLAKDLWSARWYRV, from the coding sequence ATGATAACCGGATTTTTCAAAAAAGACCTTCTCGAACAGATTGAAAATCTCAAAAAAACAGTTTCTGAACTTGAAAAGGACAACGAAAAATTAAGAAAAAGACTTGCAAAAAGAGAGGAGAAAAAAACATCCGACCCGGCAAAACTTCAGGAGACCGCAGAGGAGCTTAAGCGTGCAAAGGCCGCTATAAAATCACTTGAAGAAAAAATATCAGATACCATGGACAAAGACGGCTGTGAACAGAGCCGTCCTTGCGTTAAAAACTGGTTTCTGGACAAAAAAAAATCAGGGGACTTAATTGACAGGATATCGTCTGTAAAATCCGGGAAAAAGAGTCTTCTTTCTGTTTATCTCCCACCGAAAGAGACGGACTTTACTGAAGACCTGCCGGATGACGAAATTCAAAGTCTTGTCAGCGGGGCAGACAAGGATACCGGTGTAATAGGATTTTTTGACACTGAATGCCCCTCAGTGTGCTCTTTTTTTGTCCTGCCACCGTTTCCCCCGGAAAAAAAGGAGACTTTAAAGGACGAAAAATTTCTGACAGAACCTTTAAGTGACATTTTTCTGAAGAGCAGGCACTGTGTCTTCGTTCTTGCCCATGCAGGGGAGTCCTGCATAGGGCTTGCAACAGAGTCAGGCCTTATAAAAAGCAGCCTTGTCAGGAGCAGCGTCAAGGAGAAACACTCCAAAGGCGGCTGGTCTCAGAAGAGGTTTGAACGCTTAAGAGAGGAAGACATCAGGCACCACGTCGAAAAAGCCGCAGAAAACCTTTCAGACCTCCTTGCAGAGTACAGGGATATTGCCGACGTCATAGTCGTTTCAGGAGACAAAAAGACCGGATTTGACATCCTGAAAGAAGCAGGTGTTTCTGATTTGCCGGTTATATACAGGCAGTTTGATACAAAACCCGACAGGTATGCGGGAGAGAAACTTGCAAAAGACCTGTGGTCCGCCCGGTGGTACAGGGTCTGA
- the purM gene encoding phosphoribosylformylglycinamidine cyclo-ligase — MSGFADGHTYRGAGVDIDLEADGVKALVKMLSYRRRGSFEMCSDVGHFAGLIEFGDYALALAVDGVGTKMLVADIMNDWSTLGIDCIAMNVNDLYVMNIEPVAFVDYIATEGVEVDKMRQIGIGLNEGARLSNMNLVGGETATLKGIVKGLDLAGTCLGVQKKDKIITGAAIRPGDAIIGVSSSGIHSNGLTLARKIVEDCGSYDMMMPWGKTLGEELLTPTRIYSEVLKVASEVSVHGMCHITGSGLRNLKRLGKFGFDIDHPVDPQPVFKWMQEKGCVEEQEMYRTFNMGMGYVFVVPQSEAEKVVKMVSGAKVVGKIREEEGIWLKGEPFF, encoded by the coding sequence ATGAGCGGTTTTGCGGACGGTCACACATACCGCGGTGCAGGCGTCGATATAGACCTTGAGGCTGACGGCGTAAAGGCTCTTGTCAAAATGCTTTCATACAGGCGCAGGGGGAGTTTTGAGATGTGCAGCGACGTCGGTCATTTTGCCGGCCTGATAGAGTTCGGCGACTATGCACTTGCTCTTGCAGTTGACGGTGTCGGGACCAAGATGCTTGTCGCTGACATAATGAATGACTGGTCTACTCTCGGTATAGACTGCATAGCGATGAACGTAAATGACCTTTACGTTATGAACATAGAGCCGGTTGCATTTGTTGACTACATCGCCACAGAAGGCGTCGAGGTCGACAAGATGCGCCAGATAGGCATCGGCCTCAACGAGGGTGCAAGGCTTTCGAACATGAACCTTGTCGGTGGAGAGACCGCGACCCTTAAGGGCATAGTTAAAGGCCTTGACCTTGCAGGGACATGTCTTGGTGTTCAGAAGAAGGACAAAATAATAACGGGAGCCGCCATAAGACCCGGAGACGCCATAATCGGGGTTTCTTCGAGCGGAATACATTCAAACGGGCTTACCCTTGCAAGAAAGATAGTCGAGGACTGCGGGTCGTATGACATGATGATGCCGTGGGGAAAGACACTCGGTGAGGAGCTTTTGACCCCTACAAGGATATACAGCGAAGTCCTTAAGGTTGCATCAGAGGTCAGCGTCCACGGCATGTGCCATATAACAGGCAGCGGCTTGAGAAACCTGAAGCGCCTCGGAAAGTTCGGTTTTGACATAGACCACCCGGTTGACCCGCAGCCTGTCTTCAAGTGGATGCAGGAGAAGGGGTGCGTTGAAGAGCAGGAGATGTACCGTACTTTCAATATGGGAATGGGATATGTTTTCGTAGTCCCGCAGTCTGAAGCGGAAAAAGTCGTAAAAATGGTCTCAGGCGCAAAAGTTGTCGGGAAAATAAGGGAAGAAGAAGGTATCTGGCTTAAGGGAGAGCCTTTCTTCTGA
- a CDS encoding aspartate kinase, with protein sequence MKFGGTSVGDDKCIGRVVSIIDHYYKTGSEIAVVVSAMSGVTDQLHAIAEEVEKSPDNPPIESFIASLRTKHKKILDLVAKDESEAVMNEIDIRLENLKNILTAVHNLRELTPRSKDYIISFGERLSAQIVSAALRQAGISSVPLNGCEAGIITNSNHGCAHVLPESEPRIKSRVVPLMQDGVPVIMGYMGCTEQGIVTTLGRSGSDYSAAVVGAAIDADEVWIWTDVDGIMTSDPRIIDDARVIPAISYLEAMELSYFGAEVLHPRTIEPAMQKGIPVRVKNTFNPSAEGSCVLADEHRDERVVKAITFIDKVSLINLAGAQMFGRPGVARSIFTALAESQVNVMMISQGSSESNISLIVDDEHLNSALKALNHVQQSGYIREVTFDRDVSAVAVVGVGMAGAPGIAGRVFTALGRANVNLMMISQGSSEVNISFVVKHEDGKKALRVLHDEFRLSEDSQ encoded by the coding sequence ATGAAATTCGGCGGCACGTCGGTCGGAGACGACAAGTGCATAGGGCGTGTCGTATCAATAATTGATCACTACTATAAAACAGGCAGTGAAATAGCCGTTGTAGTATCGGCAATGTCAGGCGTGACAGACCAGCTCCATGCTATCGCCGAAGAAGTGGAGAAATCCCCGGATAATCCTCCGATAGAGTCTTTTATAGCGTCTTTAAGGACCAAGCATAAAAAAATTCTTGATCTTGTTGCAAAGGACGAATCCGAAGCGGTTATGAATGAGATTGATATCAGGCTTGAAAATCTCAAGAATATCCTGACTGCGGTCCACAACCTGCGCGAGCTCACTCCGCGTTCAAAAGACTACATAATTTCTTTCGGGGAGAGGCTTTCAGCCCAGATTGTGAGTGCCGCACTCAGGCAGGCCGGTATATCCTCGGTTCCACTGAACGGCTGTGAGGCGGGTATTATTACCAATTCAAACCACGGCTGCGCCCATGTGCTTCCCGAAAGCGAGCCCAGGATAAAGTCAAGAGTAGTCCCCCTCATGCAGGACGGGGTCCCTGTCATCATGGGATATATGGGGTGCACCGAACAGGGGATAGTCACGACTCTCGGGCGTTCGGGCTCTGATTATTCCGCTGCCGTAGTCGGCGCCGCCATAGATGCGGACGAGGTGTGGATATGGACTGACGTCGACGGCATAATGACTTCAGACCCGCGTATCATAGACGACGCGAGGGTTATTCCTGCAATATCATACCTTGAAGCGATGGAGCTTTCCTACTTTGGTGCTGAAGTCCTCCACCCGCGGACAATAGAGCCTGCGATGCAGAAGGGAATCCCTGTAAGGGTTAAAAACACTTTCAACCCGTCCGCTGAAGGGAGCTGTGTCCTTGCAGATGAGCACCGCGACGAAAGGGTCGTGAAGGCAATCACCTTCATAGACAAGGTTTCTCTCATAAATCTTGCAGGCGCCCAGATGTTCGGAAGACCCGGTGTCGCACGCTCCATATTTACGGCACTTGCGGAGAGCCAGGTGAACGTAATGATGATCTCGCAGGGCTCTTCAGAGTCAAACATCTCCCTTATCGTGGACGATGAACACCTGAACAGCGCTCTTAAGGCACTGAACCATGTCCAGCAGAGCGGATATATAAGAGAGGTCACTTTTGACCGCGACGTGAGCGCCGTAGCTGTGGTAGGTGTCGGAATGGCAGGAGCACCGGGAATTGCAGGGCGGGTATTCACGGCCCTGGGGAGAGCTAACGTGAACCTTATGATGATCTCGCAGGGCTCGTCTGAAGTGAATATATCCTTCGTCGTGAAACACGAGGACGGGAAAAAGGCTCTTAGGGTTTTGCATGATGAGTTCAGGCTCTCGGAGGACTCGCAATGA